ATTTGCAGGAGTTTCGTACCGTACAGGGGCTCTTATGGTCGGCAACGAAAGAAATAAAACTTATTACGGGAAGCCTGTCAGCGTGAAGGAACTGCTTATGACTCATGAGCATGACAAGCCGGAGGCTGATATTCTTCTTAATGCGCTTGTCGGATTATAGATTAGTTCTCGCTTAGAGCTTCCATAACTTTTTTGCGCTGTCTGGTATATTGGAGCAGGTCTTTACATATGAACTGTGCGCTGTGGTAAAAAGCGAAGAATTGTACCATCTTCTGAAGGTAAAAGCGTCTGGTGACTCCTTCATTACGCAAACTTTGCAGTCTGTCTTGCGCTGCATCGAATGCGTTTTGCAAAGCGTCTTCGTCAGGAGTTTCCCCGGCACTGATAGCTCGCATTGATTCAGCTGTAACCTTAGAAAGAGTTCTAAGCTCATCTCTCATTATAATTTCGTATCCCTCACCCTGAACATTATTAAGTGCGTGGAGCATTGCCCGCATGTGGGATGCACCTTTTTCTAGGGTGGATACTTTTAAACCAAGCAAATCTGTATCTTCTACATATAAGAGCCTCTCATGTCGCATCACTTTCAAATATGTTTCGCGGTTAAGAAGAATTTTACTGTTAAAAGAATCAAGCAGTTCCGGATCAACACTTGTCTGCATGTTTAAAAAGCTTTCCATCAGGTTTTCGTAGTGGTCAGCA
The Desulfovibrio gilichinskyi genome window above contains:
- a CDS encoding FUSC family protein, with product MFTPQSQSPHLKHGVKTGIAAVMAYSVANLFHLSYGYWAALSAVIVMQINVADSIKMCWYRFSGTAIGAAIGIICIVIFPETPSMTLLSLFVSSAFCAYMTRYNDRYRMAAITTTIVTLASLGEAHRIEYGLFRVLEITVGVASAFLVSVLIWPLRAAEALKDSLCSQFSECADHYENLMESFLNMQTSVDPELLDSFNSKILLNRETYLKVMRHERLLYVEDTDLLGLKVSTLEKGASHMRAMLHALNNVQGEGYEIIMRDELRTLSKVTAESMRAISAGETPDEDALQNAFDAAQDRLQSLRNEGVTRRFYLQKMVQFFAFYHSAQFICKDLLQYTRQRKKVMEALSEN